GCCACGATTCACCAAAATTAATTTACACTGACCGCCGAAGATTCACCAGAACTTCAACCGTTATTCTTATATAGAACATCAAACATTGTTTTGCCACAACGGCATCCCGATATCTGTATAATTCTATACGGTTTATATAATTCGTCGGGTACTTAAAATCAGACTACATATGACAATACAAGGAGAACGATAATCATGGCAGCACAACTTGGCGGACAGCCTATTATAATTTTGAGAGAAGGCACTGAGAGAACGCGCGGACAGGAAGCCAGGAACAGCAACATCATGGCAGCAAAAGCCGTAGCCGATGCTGTGAGGACAACGCTGGGACCAAAGGGCATGGACAAGATGCTTGTAAGCGGCGGGGATGTTACAATCACAAACGACGGCGTTACCATCCTCAGGGAGATGGACATCGAACATCCGGCTGCAAAAATGCTTGTTGAGGTAGCCAAGACCCAGGACGATGAAGTAGGGGACGGCACCACAACTGCTGCCGTGCTCACCGGGGAATTGCTTGAGCGCGCAGGGGAGCTGCTGGAACAGGGCGTGCATCCCACAATCATTGCCACAGGCTACAGAGCGGCTGCAGAGAAGGCTGCTGAAATACTGAAGGATATAACCCACAAAATTTCAGAGAATGACGAGGAGGCGCTTCTTAATATTGCAAAAACAGCAATGACAGGGAAGGGGACCGAGGGCGCAAAAGGAAAACTTGCAGAAATTGCAGTAGCAGCGATAAAATCCATAGTGGATGAGGAAGACGGAAAAAAAGTGGTGGATATCGATAATATAAAAATCGAGAAAAAAGTGGGAAAAAGCGTGGACGACAGCGAGCTTATAAAAGGCGTTGTTCTTGATAAGAATAAAGCACACCACAATATGCCAAACAAGGTGAAGGATGCAAGGATTGCACTCATCACTCGTCCCATAGAATTTAGCAAGATGGAGCTTGAAGCCGAGATTAAGATTTCAACACCCGGCGAGCTTACCAGATATCTTGACCAGGAAGAGCAGATCGTTCACGATATCGTGAATCGAATCGCAGCTTCAGGGGCAAACGTTGTGCTCTGCCAGCTCGGCATAGAGGATATTGCCCAGCATTTCCTGGCAAAAGCGAATATTTTTGCAGTTGAACGCGTCGAGAAAAAGGACATGGAGAAAGTTGCCAGGGCTATCGGGGCAAATCTCATAACAAGCGTTGATGATTTTGACGCATCCGACCTGGGGAGCGCTGGACTAGTAGAGCTGAAGGGGCACGGCGAGGACAAGATGCTTTTCATCACAGAATGCAGCAATCCAAGGGCTGTATCCATCATAATCCACGGCGGCACGGAGCATGTCGTGGACAGCACGGAGCGGGCTCTTGAAGATGCATTGCGAGTTGTTGGCGTGGCGATAGAGGATGAGAAACTGGTTGCGGGCGCAGGTTCGCCTGAGATTGAGCTTGCCTTGAGATTGAAGGACTATGCTTCGGGGATGAAAGGCAGGGAGCAGATGGCGGTTTCGAAGTTTGCAGAAGCTCTTGAGGTCATTCC
This DNA window, taken from Candidatus Methanoperedens sp., encodes the following:
- the thsA gene encoding thermosome subunit alpha; translation: MAAQLGGQPIIILREGTERTRGQEARNSNIMAAKAVADAVRTTLGPKGMDKMLVSGGDVTITNDGVTILREMDIEHPAAKMLVEVAKTQDDEVGDGTTTAAVLTGELLERAGELLEQGVHPTIIATGYRAAAEKAAEILKDITHKISENDEEALLNIAKTAMTGKGTEGAKGKLAEIAVAAIKSIVDEEDGKKVVDIDNIKIEKKVGKSVDDSELIKGVVLDKNKAHHNMPNKVKDARIALITRPIEFSKMELEAEIKISTPGELTRYLDQEEQIVHDIVNRIAASGANVVLCQLGIEDIAQHFLAKANIFAVERVEKKDMEKVARAIGANLITSVDDFDASDLGSAGLVELKGHGEDKMLFITECSNPRAVSIIIHGGTEHVVDSTERALEDALRVVGVAIEDEKLVAGAGSPEIELALRLKDYASGMKGREQMAVSKFAEALEVIPRTLAENAGLDPIDMLVELRSQHEKGRKDAGLNVFTGKVEDMWKNGVIEPLRVKTQAVNSATETAIMILRIDDVLAATGGTEGGACGPGGAPCGMGGMPPGMM